The following is a genomic window from Rhodospirillales bacterium.
CGCCGCGACGACGCGCTTTCCCGCGCGCGCTTCGAGTTCCGCTGGGAAGATCAGTTCAACCTCGGGCTCGACCCCGAAACCGCCAAGGACTTCCACGACAAGACGCTGCCCAAGGAAGCGCACAAGACCGCGCACTTCTGCTCCATGTGCGGCCCCAAGTTCTGCGCCATGGAAATCACCCAGCAGCTTAAGGACGTCACACCGGAAGCGCAAAAAGGCATGGCCGAAATGAGCGAAAAATTCCGCGCCGGCGGCGGCGAGATTTATAAAGAGGAGTTCGCGAAATAACTCCCGACATGCCCCGCAACGCCAGCGCGCCGCCGCGCGCCTATCTCTCCTGGAGTTCGGGCAAGGACAGCGCCTTTTCCCTATACGAGGCGCGCCGGCTGGGCTTGGCCGACGTGATGGGCGTGCTGACCACCTACAACGAGGCCTACGACCGGGTCGCCATGCACGGCGTCCGCCTCGAACTGCTCGATCGCCAGATCGCGGCGCTGGGCCTGCCCGCGCTCAAGATCGCGCTCCCCAACCCATGCCCGAACGAGGTCTACGAAGCGCGCATGAAGGATGCGTGCGCGGTCATCAAGGGCGAAGGCATCGAGCACGTCGTCTTCGGCGATCTGTTCCTGGAGGACATCCGCGCCTATCGCGAGGAAAAGCTGGCGGCGGTCGGCATGCGCGCGCTGTTTCCGCTCTGGCTACGCAACACCGCCGATCTCGCGCGCGCCATGATCGCCTCCGGAATGGTCGCGCACATCACGTGCCTCGATCCGAAAAAACTCGACCGCCGCTTCGCCGGGCGCCGGTTCGACGAATCGCTGCTCGCCGAGTTGCCGTCGGGCGTCGACCCCTGCGGCGAGAACGGGGAGTTCCATACGGTGGTGACGGCGGGGCCGATGTTCCGCGCGCCCATTGCCGTGAAGGTCGGCGAAACGGTCGAGCGCGAAGGGTTCGTCTTTACCGACGTGATTCCGGTTAATTAGGACATATAACCTATAACGTGCGGGAGTTGCGGGCGCCCCCCTGCCGTCGTGGCGGGGGATGGCGTAAGGTTCGCCCCCCTGTTATGCACGCATCCGCCATGCCCAACCCTTCGCCGCACGACCTCGCCCACGACCCCACCCACGATCCCCACGCCGACCGGGTCCTGATCCTCGATTTCGGCTCGCAGGTGACGCAGCTGATCGCCAGGCGCGTCCGCGAATCCGGCGTCTATTGCGAAATCCATCCCTTCAACCGGGCGACCGCCGAATCGATCGAGGCCTTCCGGCCGAAAGGCGTGATCCTTTCGGGCGGCCCCGCCTCGGTCGTCGATATGGGAACGCCGCGCGCCCCCGACGGCCTTTTCGCCATGAATCTCCCCGTGCTCGGCATCTGCTACGGCCAGATGACCATGGTCGCGCAACTGGGCGGCAAGGTCGAAAGCGGCCACACCCGCGAATTCGGCCGCGCCTACGTCGAGGTCACGGACGACTGCGAACTGTTCCGGGGCGTCTGGAAAGTGGGCGGGCGCGAGCAGGTGTGGATGAGCCACGGCGACCGGGTGACGGAACTGCCCAAGGGCTTCCGCGTGGTGGGGATGAGCGAGGGCGCGCCGTTCGCGGTGATCGCCGACGACGCGCGCCGGCTTTACGGCGTCATGTTCCACCCCGAGGTCGCGCACACCCCCCACGGCGCCAAGCTGATCGAAAATTTCACCCACCGGGTCGCGGGCTGCAAGGGCGAATGGACCATGGCCGCGTTCCGCGCCCAGGAAATCGCCAAGGTCCGCGCCCAGGTGGGCACGGGGAAAGTCATCTGCGGGCTTTCGGGCGGGGTCGATTCCTCGGTGGTCGCCGCGCTGCTGCACGAGGCGATCGGCGCGCAACTCACCTGCGTCTTCGTCGATACCGGCCTGATGCGCGCGGGCGAGGCGGACGAAGTGGTCGGGCTCTTTCGCGACCACTACAACATCCCGTTGGTCCACAAGGACGCATCCGATTTGTTCCTGGGCAAGCTCGAAGGCGTCGCCGATCCGGAAACCAAGCGCAAGATCATCGGCGCCACCTTCATCGACGTGTTCGAGGCCGAGGCCAAGAAGGTCGGCGGCGCCCGGTTTCTCGCGCAAGGAACGCTCTATCCGGACGTGATCGAATCGGTTTCCTTCATCGGCGGGCCCAGCGTCACCATCAAGTCGCACCACAACGTCGGCGGCCTGCCCGAACGCATGAATTTGAAACTGGTCGAGCCCTTGCGTGAGCTGTTCAAGGACGAAGTGCGCGCCCTCGGGCGCGAGTTGGGGCTGCCCGAACGTTTCGTCGGGCGCCATCCGTTCCCCGGGCCCGGGCTCGCCATCCGCCTTCCCGGCGGCATCACCCGGGCGAAGCTGGAGATTCTGCGCAAGGCGGACGCGATCTATCTCGAGGAAATCCGCTTAGCCGGGCTCTACGACGCCATCTGGCAGGCGTTCGCCGTGCTGCTGCCGGTGCAAACCGTGGGCGTGATGGGCGACGCCCGCACCTACGATTACGTCTGCGCGCTCCGCGCCGTGACCTCGACCGACGGCATGACCGCCGAATCCTATCCCTTCGACCACGAGTTCCTCGCCAACGTGGCGACGCGCATCATCAACGAAGTGAAGGGCATCAACCGGGTGGTCTACGACGTGACCAGCAAACCGCCCGGAACGATCGAGTGGGAGTGAGATTTCAGAGGGTTAGCCAACGAGCGATGGCGACAAGCTAATCGCTCCAGGCAAAACAACTCTTCTGATAACGCAGCTAGGGGCGATTCTAGGGGCGCAGCCACACAGCAACCCTTGTGTGTGGAGTGCTCTCTATGCCCATCTACAAGCAGCCGAACAGCAAGTGCTGGCTCATCGAATCCAAGATCAAAGGCAAGCGTTATCGCCGAAGCAGAGCGGGACGCATTGCCTGTATGAAATACCCAAGATCGCCTCCCCTGCCCTAGGTTGTACCGGCACCAGGAGGGGGGTAGCGAACAGCGCGGGCAATATTCTGGTCAATTCACCGCTCCACCCGCCGAATGCCAATTTGAAGACCGTCCCCACATCTCCGCAAACGGGCAAAGACGCAAGACCTTGGGGCAGATACTGGCGGTAGAAGCGGCTAGCTTAACTAACCCAATAAAAGATAATCCAATAGCTGCCCGAATAGTATAAGTTCCTGTGATTACTCCCAAAGTAATAGCTAGAGAAATCAACATGTCTGATGAAGATGCAAAAAAATCTGATTCCTCAGCCAAGGGTGAAACGGACAGTGAAGAAATTGCGTCACTCACGGGTAAACTTGCGCGAAAAATTTGGGATACAGCATACAAGGAGCTGAAAAACGTTTTTCGTCCCGGACGAATCAAGGACTTCACCGCTGCGCTTGCAGAGGCTCGATATCAATTCAAAATAATGGCCGTTCAGGCAAATGTAGACGCGAAAGCTATCGAAGATGGAACTAAACGCATCGTTAATGGTCAGCTAGTTGATGTGAAGCCAAGAGCTGAAGACCAAGCTCTGACAAGACCATCTAATCGTGAAGTTATTAGCTTTCTAGCAACTGATACTCTTTTTCAGAATTTGAATCAATTTGTGAATTTTGAGAAGATTGTTTCGATGGCCGAAGAAGAAGCGGCTTCCGTGGCCGACGAAAAAGTATCTGATGAGCCTGTTGATGAACTTTGGTTTACGCGGTGGCGGAAAGGAGCGGAAGACGTATCACAAGAAGATCTTCAGCGCCTTTGGGCGAAGGTGCTCGCTGGCGAGTCGATAAAGCCAGGCTCTTATTCCCTGCGTACTCTTCATTTCTTGTCCACGATGTCTCGCGCCGAGGCTGAATTAATTGCGAGATTGGCACCTTTTGTTATTAAGGACATGATTGTTAGAGAGGCGGTGTCTGAATTGGGCAGCAAAGGTCTGGCTTTTCCAGAATTTTTGAAGTTGGAAGACTTGGGAGTCATCTCGGGCGTTAACGGATTGCTTTCTGGCGTCCTTAATTTCTTTCCTTTTGAAGATAAGTTAATATGGTTTTATGAGTATAAAGATGGTTACGCACTTTTATTTGAAAGCAAAGAGCCAAAGACATTGGATTTGGGTTGTTACATAGTCACTGGCATTGGGCTTGAAGTTCTTACATTAGGCGATTTTTCGGCAAATATCGATTATCTAAGGGCCGTTGGAAAAATTGCTCAGAAATCTAATATTAAAATGCGTTATGGGAAGATCAAAGTAACAGGCCCAACCACAAGAAAGTTGGTAAATGAAATAAAGTTAAATGATATTGAGTAGGTCCAATGAACAACGCTAATTTACTGCGGCGGGTGAGTTGATCGTCGTCACCGCCTACGAGCCGAGCGCCGATTTGTGGCTGCCCGGTTGGACGCAGAAAAAACGGCCCTGACATGAAGTGTGTGATCTGCAAGCAAGGAACGACCAAACCCGGCGCCGCGACCGAGGTTCTCGAACGCGACGGCGCGGTCATCGTGTTCCGCAACGTGCCGGCCGAGGTGTGCGACGTGTGCGGCGAAACCTATCTCGATGCCGCCACGACATCCCGTCTTCAGACCGAGGCCGAGAAACTCATCGCGACCGGCAGCCGTCTCGACGTGCGCGACTATCGCGCCGCGTAGCCGCCCCTGCGTCGCGGGCCGCATCATCGACAAAACGCGCGGCATCAATTTTGGGGAGATACTTCATGGGCATCGAACATCTCGATTCGGGCGAAATCCTGAGCCAAGCCGTCGTTCACGGCGATACGGTCTACCTGTGCGGCCTGACGGCGAAAAATCTCAAACTCGACGTCGCCGGCCAGACCAAGGAGGTCCTCGCCAAGATCGACGAGCGGCTGGCGAAGTGCGGCAGCGACAAGTCGCGGCTGTTGAGCGCGACCATCTACCTCACCGACATCAAGCTGAAACCCGCCATGAACGCGGTGTGGAAGGCTTGGCTCGGCGATCTGAAGCGTCCGGCGCGGGCCTGCATCGGCGGCGTCGAGTTGGAACCGGACGTGTTGGTGGAAATCGTCGTCAGCGCCGCCAAGTCCTGATCTGCCGCCCGTTTTTCAGCGATAGGATGGGCGCCATCACGCGATCCCGTAGGCGATCGCGGCCGCTCCAGCGAGGACGAGGGCGACGCCGACCGCGCGGGCGAGCCGTTCGCCCCACGGCAGCATGCGCTCGGCGATTACCAGCGCCACGAGCAAAAGGATGGCGGCGAGGTTCATGACCCCGGCCGCGAACAAAAGCGCCATCAGCGCCCAGCAGCAGCCGACGCAGTAGGCGCCGTGGCGGAGGCCGAGTTCGAACTGGCCGTGCGCGCCTTCGCGCCAATGGAGGGTGAGGAAGCCGAGCGGCGAGCGGCAGTGGGCGAGGCAGCGGGCCTTCAGCGGCGTCAGTTGATAAAGCCCGGCGCCGAGCAGCAGCAAGCCGGCGAGCGTGGGCGGCGCCGGGGCCATGGCGTCAAGCCGGGCAAAAGTGGCGAGCGTCCATTGAAGAGCGGCGGCGGCGAGGCCGAAGGCGCTCCACACCGCCAGGTAGCCCGCGCCGAACACCGCGGTCGAAACGTAAGGCGCGCCGCGGGCGCGGCGATTGCGGTTGAGGGTGGCGACCAGGCGGAGCATCGGCCAGGCGACCGGCAGCATCATCGC
Proteins encoded in this region:
- a CDS encoding adenine nucleotide alpha hydrolase translates to MPRNASAPPRAYLSWSSGKDSAFSLYEARRLGLADVMGVLTTYNEAYDRVAMHGVRLELLDRQIAALGLPALKIALPNPCPNEVYEARMKDACAVIKGEGIEHVVFGDLFLEDIRAYREEKLAAVGMRALFPLWLRNTADLARAMIASGMVAHITCLDPKKLDRRFAGRRFDESLLAELPSGVDPCGENGEFHTVVTAGPMFRAPIAVKVGETVEREGFVFTDVIPVN
- the guaA gene encoding glutamine-hydrolyzing GMP synthase: MPNPSPHDLAHDPTHDPHADRVLILDFGSQVTQLIARRVRESGVYCEIHPFNRATAESIEAFRPKGVILSGGPASVVDMGTPRAPDGLFAMNLPVLGICYGQMTMVAQLGGKVESGHTREFGRAYVEVTDDCELFRGVWKVGGREQVWMSHGDRVTELPKGFRVVGMSEGAPFAVIADDARRLYGVMFHPEVAHTPHGAKLIENFTHRVAGCKGEWTMAAFRAQEIAKVRAQVGTGKVICGLSGGVDSSVVAALLHEAIGAQLTCVFVDTGLMRAGEADEVVGLFRDHYNIPLVHKDASDLFLGKLEGVADPETKRKIIGATFIDVFEAEAKKVGGARFLAQGTLYPDVIESVSFIGGPSVTIKSHHNVGGLPERMNLKLVEPLRELFKDEVRALGRELGLPERFVGRHPFPGPGLAIRLPGGITRAKLEILRKADAIYLEEIRLAGLYDAIWQAFAVLLPVQTVGVMGDARTYDYVCALRAVTSTDGMTAESYPFDHEFLANVATRIINEVKGINRVVYDVTSKPPGTIEWE
- a CDS encoding DUF2806 domain-containing protein; the protein is MSDEDAKKSDSSAKGETDSEEIASLTGKLARKIWDTAYKELKNVFRPGRIKDFTAALAEARYQFKIMAVQANVDAKAIEDGTKRIVNGQLVDVKPRAEDQALTRPSNREVISFLATDTLFQNLNQFVNFEKIVSMAEEEAASVADEKVSDEPVDELWFTRWRKGAEDVSQEDLQRLWAKVLAGESIKPGSYSLRTLHFLSTMSRAEAELIARLAPFVIKDMIVREAVSELGSKGLAFPEFLKLEDLGVISGVNGLLSGVLNFFPFEDKLIWFYEYKDGYALLFESKEPKTLDLGCYIVTGIGLEVLTLGDFSANIDYLRAVGKIAQKSNIKMRYGKIKVTGPTTRKLVNEIKLNDIE
- a CDS encoding type II toxin-antitoxin system MqsA family antitoxin, with protein sequence MKCVICKQGTTKPGAATEVLERDGAVIVFRNVPAEVCDVCGETYLDAATTSRLQTEAEKLIATGSRLDVRDYRAA
- a CDS encoding RidA family protein, encoding MGIEHLDSGEILSQAVVHGDTVYLCGLTAKNLKLDVAGQTKEVLAKIDERLAKCGSDKSRLLSATIYLTDIKLKPAMNAVWKAWLGDLKRPARACIGGVELEPDVLVEIVVSAAKS
- a CDS encoding DUF2182 domain-containing protein produces the protein MDSAWTLGHAGAMFAMWVAMMAAMMLPVAWPMLRLVATLNRNRRARGAPYVSTAVFGAGYLAVWSAFGLAAAALQWTLATFARLDAMAPAPPTLAGLLLLGAGLYQLTPLKARCLAHCRSPLGFLTLHWREGAHGQFELGLRHGAYCVGCCWALMALLFAAGVMNLAAILLLVALVIAERMLPWGERLARAVGVALVLAGAAAIAYGIA